One Micromonospora sp. WMMD812 genomic window carries:
- a CDS encoding YfbU family protein, whose amino-acid sequence MTTSVVQLKRAKILEEGFAGEYWLEVAGLRTELSKRDCGRVSDILEMFRIITFSIDHLKEDGTPVDEKLAFQLEFRGFDHNDALESHMATYVEYQMQDDRWSELKPQVERNDRGNSHARMLDTYMRMLAEYRRIMDSRKRGFDRFDYLLTLDELQQIADARVHPSNRPQR is encoded by the coding sequence TTGACCACGAGCGTCGTCCAGCTGAAGCGCGCGAAGATCCTCGAAGAGGGGTTCGCAGGTGAGTACTGGCTCGAGGTCGCAGGCCTCAGGACCGAGCTGTCGAAGCGCGACTGCGGCCGGGTGTCCGACATCCTCGAGATGTTCCGGATCATCACCTTCAGCATCGATCACCTCAAGGAGGACGGCACGCCTGTGGACGAGAAGCTGGCCTTCCAGCTCGAGTTCCGGGGCTTCGACCACAACGACGCGCTAGAAAGCCACATGGCGACGTACGTCGAGTACCAGATGCAGGACGATCGCTGGTCGGAGCTCAAGCCGCAGGTAGAGCGGAACGACCGCGGCAACTCCCACGCGCGAATGCTTGACACCTACATGCGGATGCTGGCCGAGTATCGCCGCATCATGGACAGCCGCAAGCGCGGATTCGATCGGTTCGATTACCTGCTGACGCTCGACGAACTGCAGCAGATCGCCGATGCGCGCGTGCATCCTTCGAACCGGCCGCAGCGCTGA
- a CDS encoding helix-turn-helix domain-containing protein, with amino-acid sequence MSIDVPAAPGALLTTEELARLVKVDPSTVRRWRTADPVQGPAFIRLSARVVKYDPEDVRAWLERHRTDPEDSAR; translated from the coding sequence ATGAGTATCGATGTACCGGCAGCACCGGGCGCGTTACTGACCACAGAGGAGCTTGCCCGGCTCGTGAAGGTCGACCCGTCCACCGTCCGGCGGTGGCGCACCGCCGACCCCGTCCAGGGGCCGGCGTTCATCCGGCTGTCCGCCCGGGTCGTCAAGTACGACCCGGAGGACGTTCGGGCGTGGCTGGAGCGGCACCGCACCGATCCGGAGGACTCGGCTCGGTGA
- a CDS encoding site-specific integrase — translation MQRAARGGVDPDAASMRLAEYGESVMRLALRGLEGKTLDPYLAGWRKRVVPTLGHLPVRMITNGAVDRAAHGWIAEGCGRSTVKNSLAVLVRVLEQAVRDGVIDRNPARLTGWQREYQRAEDELDNPRSLALPDWTALTTLAAAFVERSHGRYPGWGEVVMFAAGTAARIGEVSGARKGDIDRDTWLWTVRRQTTTAPGGLVDKGTKGKRARQVPIIEELRPMVAAKLDRAADDDARLFVGPRGGRISTAVLRDATHWDEVVSSLGFEYLRRHDLRHTGLTWMADAGVPVHVLRKIAGHGSLMTTQRYLHPDRKSIRAAGEALSLHLTGLRSPNGPQRGIA, via the coding sequence ATGCAGCGCGCGGCGAGGGGCGGCGTCGACCCCGACGCGGCGTCGATGCGCCTGGCGGAGTACGGCGAGAGCGTGATGCGCCTGGCGCTGCGCGGCCTGGAGGGCAAGACGCTCGACCCGTACCTGGCGGGGTGGCGCAAGAGGGTCGTGCCGACGCTCGGCCACCTGCCGGTCCGAATGATCACGAACGGTGCGGTGGACCGGGCGGCGCACGGCTGGATCGCCGAGGGCTGCGGACGGTCGACGGTGAAGAACAGCCTCGCCGTGCTGGTCCGGGTCCTGGAGCAGGCGGTGCGAGATGGTGTGATCGACCGCAACCCGGCACGGCTGACCGGCTGGCAGCGGGAGTATCAGCGGGCCGAGGACGAGTTGGACAACCCGCGTTCCCTGGCGCTGCCGGACTGGACCGCGCTGACCACCCTGGCGGCGGCGTTCGTGGAGCGCTCGCACGGTCGCTACCCCGGCTGGGGTGAGGTGGTGATGTTCGCGGCCGGCACGGCGGCCCGGATCGGCGAGGTGTCCGGCGCGCGCAAGGGCGACATCGACCGGGACACCTGGCTGTGGACCGTGCGCCGGCAGACCACCACCGCCCCCGGCGGCCTGGTCGACAAGGGCACCAAGGGCAAGCGAGCACGGCAGGTGCCCATCATCGAGGAGTTGCGGCCGATGGTGGCCGCGAAGCTCGACCGGGCGGCCGACGATGACGCACGGCTGTTCGTCGGTCCTCGTGGCGGTCGGATCAGCACGGCGGTGCTGCGGGACGCGACGCACTGGGATGAGGTGGTCAGCTCGCTGGGCTTTGAGTACCTGCGGCGGCACGACCTGCGGCACACCGGGTTGACCTGGATGGCGGATGCCGGTGTGCCGGTGCACGTTCTGCGGAAGATCGCCGGTCACGGCTCGCTGATGACGACTCAGCGGTATCTGCATCCGGATCGGAAGTCGATCCGGGCGGCCGGTGAGGCGTTGTCCTTGCATCTCACCGGCCTGAGGTCCCCAAATGGTCCCCAGCGGGGCATCGCATGA
- the der gene encoding ribosome biogenesis GTPase Der produces the protein MTDGSGWVELREPEVDETEPTGPQPVVAVVGRPNVGKSTLVNRIIGRRQAVVEDIPGVTRDRVPYDAQWSGRAFTVVDTGGWEPDAKDRAAAIALQAETAVTTADVVLFVVDAMVGSTDVDEAAVKMLRRSAKPVILVANKADNATIEMEATSLWSLGLGEPHPVSALHGRGSGELLDAIMDALPEAPAIVENRPRGPRRVALVGRPNVGKSSLLNRFSGEQRAVVDSVAGTTVDPVDSLVEIGGETWHLVDTAGLRKRVGKASGTEYYASLRTASAIEAAEVAVVLLDASEPISEQDQRILSMVTEAGRALVIAFNKWDLVDGDRRYYLDKEIDRELRRIPWAIRLNLSAMTGRAVDKLAPALRKALASWETRVPTAQLNQWLTALVQATPHPVRGGRAPRILFATQAGVAPPRFVLFTTGPIDAGYQRFVERKLREEFGYEGSPIEISVRPRKKIGPGGRGKAHG, from the coding sequence ATGACCGACGGAAGTGGATGGGTCGAGCTGCGGGAACCGGAGGTCGACGAGACCGAGCCGACCGGCCCCCAGCCGGTGGTGGCCGTGGTCGGCAGACCCAACGTGGGCAAGTCGACGCTGGTCAACCGCATCATCGGCCGCCGGCAGGCGGTCGTCGAGGACATTCCCGGGGTCACCCGCGACCGCGTCCCGTACGACGCGCAGTGGTCCGGCCGCGCCTTCACGGTGGTCGACACCGGCGGCTGGGAGCCGGACGCGAAGGACCGGGCCGCGGCCATCGCCCTGCAGGCGGAGACGGCGGTGACCACGGCCGACGTGGTGCTCTTCGTGGTCGACGCCATGGTCGGTTCGACCGATGTGGACGAGGCCGCGGTGAAGATGCTGCGGCGCAGCGCCAAACCGGTGATCCTGGTCGCCAACAAGGCCGACAACGCCACGATCGAGATGGAGGCGACCTCGCTCTGGTCGCTCGGCCTGGGCGAGCCGCACCCCGTCTCCGCGCTGCACGGCCGGGGCTCAGGCGAACTGCTCGACGCGATCATGGACGCGCTGCCGGAGGCCCCGGCCATCGTCGAGAACCGTCCGCGCGGGCCGCGCCGGGTGGCGCTGGTGGGCCGGCCGAACGTGGGCAAGTCCAGCCTGCTCAACCGGTTCTCCGGGGAGCAGCGGGCGGTCGTCGACTCGGTCGCCGGCACCACCGTCGACCCGGTCGACAGCCTCGTGGAGATCGGTGGGGAGACCTGGCACCTGGTCGACACCGCCGGGTTGCGCAAGCGGGTCGGCAAGGCCAGCGGCACCGAGTACTACGCCAGCCTGCGGACCGCCTCGGCGATCGAGGCCGCCGAGGTGGCGGTGGTGCTGCTCGACGCCAGCGAGCCGATCAGTGAGCAGGACCAGCGGATCCTGTCCATGGTCACCGAGGCCGGCCGGGCCCTGGTCATCGCGTTCAACAAGTGGGACCTGGTCGACGGCGACCGCCGGTACTACCTGGACAAGGAGATCGACCGGGAGCTGCGCCGCATCCCCTGGGCGATCCGGCTGAACCTGTCGGCGATGACCGGCCGGGCGGTCGACAAGCTCGCGCCGGCGCTGCGCAAGGCGCTCGCCAGCTGGGAGACCCGGGTGCCGACGGCGCAGCTCAACCAGTGGCTGACCGCGCTGGTGCAGGCCACGCCGCACCCGGTGCGGGGCGGCCGGGCGCCGCGGATCCTGTTCGCCACCCAGGCCGGGGTGGCGCCGCCGCGCTTCGTGCTGTTCACCACCGGCCCGATCGACGCCGGCTACCAGCGCTTCGTCGAGCGCAAGCTGCGCGAGGAGTTCGGCTACGAGGGCAGCCCGATCGAGATCTCGGTACGCCCGCGCAAGAAGATCGGCCCCGGCGGTCGGGGCAAGGCGCACGGCTAG